The Primulina tabacum isolate GXHZ01 chromosome 16, ASM2559414v2, whole genome shotgun sequence genome window below encodes:
- the LOC142530017 gene encoding beta-amyrin 28-monooxygenase-like, with protein sequence MELFSVCLLSLFFLLFLLSLNFLFYRNKSTHGGTPLPPGKTGWPVIGESLEFLSTGWKGQPEKFILDRIDKYSSLVFRTHILGEPAAVFCGASGNKFLFSNENKLVQAWWPSSVDKIFPFSKQSSSNEEAIKMRKLLPNFLKPEALQRYVGIMDHIARRHFADGWENREEVLVFPLAKNYTFWLACRLFVSIEDPLRVAKFADPFNLLASGLISIPIDLPGTPFNKAIKASNFIRKELISIIKQRKIDLAEGKATATQDILSHMLLRSDGNGKFMNELEIADKILGLLIGGHDTASSACTFIVKYLEELPEIYEGVYNEQMEIANSKAPGELLNWEDIQKMKYSWNVACEVLRLAPPLQGAFREAISDFMFNGFSIPKGWKIYWNANSTHINPECFPDLIKFDPSRFEGSGPAPYTFVPFGGGPRMCPGKEYARLEILVFMHHLVKRFKWEKIIVDEKIVVNPMPIPAKGLPVRLYPHNA encoded by the exons ATGGAACTCTTCTCTGTGTGTCTCCTCTCCCTTTTCTTCCTCCTCTTTCTCCTCTCCCTTAACTTTCTCTTCTACAGGAACAAATCCACCCATGGTGGCACGCCCCTCCCGCCAGGGAAAACCGGCTGGCCGGTTATTGGTGAAAGCCTCGAATTCCTGTCCACCGGCTGGAAGGGTCAACCCGAAAAATTCATACTCGACCGCATAGATAAGTACTCGTCCCTAGTGTTCAGGACTCACATTTTAGGTGAACCGGCTGCTGTTTTCTGCGGTGCGAGTGGCAACAAGTTCTTGTTTTCTAACGAGAATAAGCTTGTTCAAGCATGGTGGCCTAGTTCTGTGGACAAAATTTTCCCATTTTCTAAACAATCTTCCTCCAACGAAGAGGCTATTAAGATGAGAAAATTGCTCCCAAACTTCCTTAAACCAGAGGCTTTGCAACGATATGTCGGGATAATGGATCATATAGCGAGAAGACACTTTGCCGACGGGTGGGAAAATAGGGAAGAAGTATTGGTGTTCCCTCTCGCCAAGAACTACACTTTCTGGCTCGCGTGTAGGCTCTTTGTGAGCATTGAGGATCCACTGCGTGTGGCTAAATTTGCCGATCCTTTCAATCTTTTGGCTTCTGGTTTGATCTCAATCCCTATAGACTTGCCAGGGACACCGTTTAACAAGGCGATCAAGGCATCGAATTTCATCAGGAAAGAGCTTATCTCCATCATCAAACAGCGAAAAATCGATCTAGCAGAGGGAAAAGCCACGGCTACACAAGACATACTGTCGCACATGCTGCTTAGAAGCGACGGAAATGGGAAATTTATGAATGAATTGGAAATCGCTGACAAGATTTTGGGTCTGCTAATTGGTGGGCACGATACTGCTAGCTCTGCTTGCACTTTCATCGTCAAATATCTTGAGGAGTTGCCTGAAATCTACGAGGGAGTCTACAACG AACAAATGGAAATTGCAAACTCAAAGGCCCCCGGTGAACTTTTGAATTGGGAAGATATTCAAAAGATGAAATATTCATGGAATGTTGCGTGCGAGGTGTTGAGGCTTGCACCGCCCCTCCAAGGCGCTTTCAGAGAAGCCATCTCCGATTTCATGTTCAATGGTTTCTCTATTCCAAAGGGTTGGAAG ATATATTGGAACGCGAACTCGACACACATCAACCCCGAATGCTTCCCTGATCTAATAAAGTTCGACCCATCTCGGTTCGAAGGATCGGGACCTGCCCCATATACGTTTGTTCCATTTGGAGGAGGCCCGAGAATGTGCCCCGGAAAAGAGTATGCCCGTCTAGAGATACTTGTATTCATGCATCATCTAGTCAAGAGATTCAAGTGGGAGAAGATCATTGTCGATGAAAAGATTGTGGTGAACCCAATGCCTATTCCGGCCAAGGGACTGCCCGTTCGTCTTTATCCACAcaatgcatga